A genomic region of Verrucomicrobiota bacterium contains the following coding sequences:
- a CDS encoding cysteine hydrolase has product MAKLTYDKVITALVVIDPYNDFISQGGKIWDRIKGVAEANHCVPNILQIINAARAARLRVCYALHHRYRPGDYETWKYIAPIQKAAWMRKSFEFGTWGGEIRPGFEPRAGDIVATEHWCSSGFANTDLDLQLKQHGIHQLIVSGLIAHTCVEATVRFAAELGYEVTMVRDATADYSDEAMHAALDINLPNYASAMSTTAELIDSISSLQPSAEPG; this is encoded by the coding sequence ATGGCGAAACTGACCTACGACAAGGTGATCACGGCCCTTGTCGTGATCGATCCCTATAACGACTTCATTTCGCAGGGTGGCAAGATATGGGACCGCATCAAGGGCGTTGCCGAAGCGAACCATTGCGTTCCCAACATATTGCAAATCATCAATGCGGCGCGGGCGGCAAGGCTTCGCGTTTGCTATGCCCTGCATCATCGGTACCGTCCGGGCGACTACGAGACTTGGAAGTACATCGCGCCCATTCAGAAGGCGGCGTGGATGCGAAAGAGCTTCGAATTCGGCACGTGGGGCGGCGAGATCCGTCCCGGGTTTGAACCCAGGGCAGGCGACATTGTCGCCACGGAGCATTGGTGTTCCAGTGGCTTTGCCAACACCGATTTGGATTTACAGCTCAAACAGCACGGCATCCATCAACTCATCGTCAGCGGGCTCATCGCGCATACCTGCGTCGAAGCGACCGTTCGTTTTGCCGCTGAGCTTGGTTACGAGGTCACGATGGTGAGAGACGCGACCGCGGATTACTCGGATGAAGCGATGCACGCCGCTCTCGACATCAATCTCCCGAACTACGCCAGTGCTATGTCGACTACCGCTGAACTCATCGATTCGATTTCTTCCCTGCAGCCCTCGGCCGAACCGGGGTGA
- a CDS encoding ferritin-like domain-containing protein encodes MKLQTLKDLYVRELKGLYSAETQIAEALPKMIQATSNAQLVLAFREHLEQTMRQAARLEEILDRHDESTRGPRHRGMEGVLAEAAELFNRDAEEGVRDAGLLAAAQRVEHYEMAGYGCARTYAELLGDTEGARLLQTTLDEETETDRKLTQLAISVINPVAADAAE; translated from the coding sequence ATGAAGCTTCAAACCCTCAAAGACCTTTACGTTCGCGAACTCAAAGGCCTTTACAGTGCCGAGACGCAGATTGCCGAGGCGCTGCCCAAGATGATTCAAGCCACGAGTAACGCCCAACTCGTCCTCGCCTTCCGAGAGCACCTTGAACAAACCATGCGGCAGGCTGCCCGTTTGGAAGAGATCCTGGACCGCCACGACGAGTCGACTCGCGGCCCCAGGCACCGGGGTATGGAGGGCGTGCTGGCCGAAGCTGCTGAGCTGTTCAACAGGGACGCCGAAGAAGGCGTGCGCGATGCGGGCCTGCTCGCCGCCGCACAGCGCGTCGAGCACTATGAAATGGCGGGCTATGGCTGCGCCCGCACGTACGCGGAGCTGTTGGGCGACACGGAGGGTGCCCGGCTCCTTCAGACGACGCTCGACGAAGAAACCGAGACCGACCGGAAACTGACTCAGCTCGCGATTTCAGTGATCAACCCGGTTGCTGCCGACGCCGCCGAGTAA
- a CDS encoding sel1 repeat family protein: MKRRIVDVRPSAGRAFIDNLWRRPRRQAERCVREAQARLEPEGRETGAGDCLQPVRRPMLLLLLGNSLGLLLLGFGLSNSRPSATHRPGEAKPWRTEAKRYLEANDYVKAEQLLKKVADAGDTDAMDHLGELYLYGPALYRDNAQARERFLKAAEAGNVSAMNHMGQLYLYGWGVTQDSVRARQWYQKAAEGGSSEAMYTLGWLYEHGWGGGRDVTRARRWYQNAAATGNAEAGQALSRMHSK; encoded by the coding sequence GTGAAACGGCGCATTGTTGACGTACGACCAAGCGCAGGGCGTGCCTTTATCGACAACCTCTGGAGGAGACCGCGGCGGCAAGCCGAACGATGCGTACGTGAAGCGCAAGCGCGGCTTGAGCCCGAGGGCCGCGAAACCGGGGCCGGGGATTGTTTACAGCCCGTGCGCCGGCCGATGCTTCTGCTGCTGCTTGGAAACAGTCTCGGTCTCCTCTTGCTCGGCTTTGGCCTTTCAAATTCTCGCCCTTCCGCAACGCACCGCCCTGGCGAGGCGAAGCCCTGGCGCACCGAAGCGAAGCGTTACCTTGAGGCAAACGATTACGTCAAGGCAGAGCAACTATTGAAAAAGGTCGCTGACGCCGGCGACACGGACGCAATGGACCACCTGGGCGAGTTGTACCTGTACGGCCCGGCCCTCTACCGAGATAACGCCCAAGCCCGCGAGCGGTTCCTAAAAGCTGCCGAGGCCGGCAACGTATCTGCGATGAACCACATGGGCCAGCTCTACCTGTATGGCTGGGGCGTCACCCAGGACTCGGTCCGGGCGCGTCAATGGTATCAAAAGGCGGCTGAGGGTGGCAGCTCAGAGGCCATGTACACCTTGGGCTGGCTCTATGAGCACGGCTGGGGTGGCGGCCGGGACGTTACCCGGGCTCGCAGGTGGTATCAAAATGCCGCGGCGACCGGCAACGCGGAGGCCGGCCAGGCGCTCTCGCGGATGCACTCAAAGTAG
- a CDS encoding nucleoside 2-deoxyribosyltransferase: MGDNSIRHRYFHSGELFSLKHLTGNLELAHAISDESGGRYTAILPQDLEINQRCASAIRDADLLALVSADVALFHFDGPELDSGTVVEFVFAKLADIPAVLLRTDFRRGGDSHHDPWNLMVSDWPRTIKVILHGMELYHATRHKQGDRPAEPTIREVARQVIEAFDRVIRQPAVLPRGLREAAYHWLSIAPGFGSAAAEVDARFSDILRGKVMRQLL; this comes from the coding sequence GTGGGAGACAATTCGATCCGTCACCGGTATTTCCACTCCGGGGAACTATTCAGCCTTAAGCACCTCACGGGGAACCTCGAGCTCGCCCATGCGATCTCGGACGAATCCGGCGGCCGATACACGGCGATATTGCCGCAAGACCTTGAAATCAACCAGCGTTGCGCGAGCGCCATTCGGGATGCCGACCTCCTGGCATTGGTCAGCGCGGACGTCGCACTCTTCCATTTTGACGGTCCGGAACTTGATTCAGGAACCGTCGTGGAGTTTGTGTTCGCCAAGCTCGCTGATATTCCCGCCGTACTGCTTCGTACCGATTTCCGGCGGGGCGGGGACAGTCACCATGATCCTTGGAATTTGATGGTGAGCGATTGGCCAAGAACGATCAAGGTCATACTTCACGGTATGGAACTTTATCACGCGACGCGGCACAAGCAGGGAGACCGGCCGGCCGAGCCTACGATCCGGGAGGTGGCTCGCCAGGTTATCGAGGCTTTCGATCGCGTCATCAGACAACCCGCCGTGCTCCCGCGGGGCCTGCGCGAGGCGGCTTACCACTGGTTATCCATCGCACCCGGGTTCGGAAGCGCGGCTGCTGAAGTCGATGCTCGATTCAGCGATATCCTGAGAGGAAAGGTTATGCGCCAACTGCTGTGA
- a CDS encoding alpha/beta fold hydrolase: MRPIVSLLTAGFLQIPLAFAREDSARQPGDEDPLITAESDYVLKDFRFCNGESLPELRLHYRTIGQPARDPVTGEVRNAVLLIHGTTNTGTMFLADSFKGVMFQPGQPLDSTKYYLILPDAIGLGGSSKPSDGLHDRFPHYGYKDMIAAEQRLVTEGLGIKHLRLVFGTSMGGMHAWLWGEQYPTLMDAIIPVGCQPEKIAGRNLLWRRMITTAIRSDPAWNGGDYHQPPPSLARVYPLFRLMTSNAIQLQKELASVEQVQALLQSIADFCQSGQIDANDLVHRLEASADYDAMPDLETIQAAVLAINFADDELNPPELGSFDRAKQKVRKGQFVLIPASQETGGHTTLLHASVYAPFVADFLARLPADL, translated from the coding sequence ATGCGCCCGATTGTATCCTTGCTCACCGCCGGGTTCCTTCAGATTCCCCTCGCTTTCGCCCGGGAAGACTCGGCCCGCCAGCCTGGCGATGAGGATCCGTTGATTACGGCTGAAAGCGATTATGTCCTTAAAGACTTTCGTTTTTGCAATGGCGAGTCGTTGCCTGAATTGAGGCTCCATTATCGGACGATCGGCCAGCCCGCGCGCGATCCCGTTACCGGAGAGGTCCGGAACGCGGTTCTCCTGATTCACGGCACGACCAACACAGGAACGATGTTTCTGGCTGACAGCTTTAAGGGGGTGATGTTCCAGCCCGGTCAGCCGCTTGACTCAACGAAGTACTACCTCATCCTGCCCGACGCCATCGGACTTGGCGGCTCGAGTAAGCCCAGTGATGGGCTGCACGATCGATTCCCGCATTATGGCTACAAGGATATGATCGCCGCTGAGCAACGGCTCGTCACCGAGGGGCTCGGCATCAAACATCTGCGGCTGGTGTTCGGCACCAGCATGGGCGGGATGCACGCCTGGCTTTGGGGCGAACAATACCCGACGCTAATGGATGCCATCATCCCGGTGGGTTGCCAGCCGGAAAAAATTGCAGGCCGCAACCTGCTTTGGCGGCGCATGATTACCACGGCGATTCGATCCGACCCTGCATGGAACGGCGGCGACTATCATCAACCGCCTCCCTCACTGGCGCGGGTCTACCCGCTGTTTCGACTGATGACCAGTAACGCGATCCAGCTCCAGAAAGAGTTGGCGAGCGTTGAACAGGTACAGGCCTTGCTCCAAAGCATCGCCGACTTTTGTCAGAGCGGCCAGATCGATGCCAACGACCTGGTGCACCGCTTGGAAGCAAGCGCCGATTATGACGCCATGCCGGATCTGGAAACGATTCAGGCGGCGGTGCTCGCCATTAACTTTGCTGACGACGAACTGAACCCGCCAGAACTCGGCAGCTTTGATCGGGCCAAGCAAAAGGTCCGCAAGGGGCAATTCGTCCTGATTCCCGCCAGCCAGGAGACCGGCGGCCATACGACCCTTCTCCATGCATCCGTCTACGCACCTTTTGTCGCCGATTTTCTCGCCAGACTTCCGGCCGACCTTTGA
- a CDS encoding ABC transporter substrate-binding protein: MFPERIVRLSGEAADICHRLGAADRVAAVSAFAPGAVRVGRPVVGGFSTLRMADLLSIKPDLVITFSDVQAQLAADLIRNHCTVLATNQRSLRGITQAILLIGRSIGCASEAENLAAVFERRLETLRQAEGPRPRIYFEEWDEPLITGIGWVSEAIKLAGGEDVFYRPDAKAARDRQVEASAVCHADPQIIFASWCGKPVDGQQIARRAGWDAISAVKHGEIHEIASADILQPGPGVLEGIKQMSTIIERWRRAADSSSFRR; this comes from the coding sequence ATGTTTCCTGAGCGCATCGTCCGCCTGAGCGGAGAAGCCGCCGACATTTGTCACCGGCTTGGTGCTGCGGATCGCGTCGCAGCCGTGAGCGCGTTCGCGCCGGGCGCAGTCCGCGTGGGCCGTCCGGTGGTCGGCGGGTTTTCAACGCTCCGAATGGCAGACCTGCTGTCAATCAAGCCCGACCTGGTGATCACGTTTTCTGACGTGCAAGCCCAGCTTGCGGCCGATCTCATTCGTAACCATTGCACGGTTCTGGCGACTAATCAGCGCTCGTTACGGGGAATCACCCAAGCGATCCTGTTGATCGGGCGCAGCATCGGCTGCGCTTCGGAAGCCGAAAACCTGGCCGCTGTGTTTGAGCGCCGGCTTGAGACCTTGCGGCAGGCGGAGGGGCCGCGCCCGCGGATCTACTTTGAAGAATGGGACGAACCGCTCATCACGGGTATCGGGTGGGTAAGCGAGGCAATCAAGCTGGCGGGCGGCGAGGACGTGTTTTACCGGCCTGATGCAAAAGCGGCTCGAGACCGGCAAGTCGAAGCGAGTGCCGTTTGCCACGCTGACCCTCAGATCATCTTCGCCAGTTGGTGCGGGAAGCCCGTGGATGGGCAACAGATCGCGAGACGGGCCGGCTGGGACGCCATCTCGGCGGTCAAGCACGGCGAAATTCATGAGATTGCCTCAGCGGACATCCTTCAACCGGGCCCGGGTGTGCTTGAGGGCATCAAACAA